In one window of Pagrus major chromosome 12, Pma_NU_1.0 DNA:
- the zmiz2 gene encoding zinc finger MIZ domain-containing protein 2, whose protein sequence is MNHLNSMKPSLPPNPQSTDGPFLNDPVSWQPGTNQHAGSLSVVTTVWGVTNPTHSQVFGGHMGPGESSGGHMMPGGSPGMGPGMGSQFMGQQSYGEAVSKGYGQPVMYGRPSAAYNPASAYGGSYSGNSGGAGLGVRPPSDFTQAAAAAVAAAAATATATATATVAAIQEKQNQELSYGQMGGASSYSTQFLSHSGPRGPPPGMVSSRPGPPPTTGGLYPSHPAQAQKMPQHAGYPGGPQGLKRPFHSEGFPVQQYGSGGMSGYPNQPLQYPAGPPQRCAPSPSYPTSRMPLMGQYTSGSHNPGQFPPGAGQPNPPQYYKSEPFNGQGGLPSGGAGGYNAFTQAAVSGPGRGGVMPGYPSSPMGGNPTPPMTPGTSIPPYLSPGQDTKPPYLPPDIKPNINTQQISTGNPSDDLRLTFPVRDGIVLEPFRLEHNLAVSNHAFQLRDSVYKTLMLRPDLELQFKCYHHEDRQMNTNWPASVQVSVNATPLCIERGDNKTSHKPLYLKQVCQPGRNTVQITVTACCCSHLFVLQLVHRPSVRSVLQGLMKKRLLPAEHCITKIKRNFSSGTIPGTPGLNGEDGVEQTGIKVSLKCPITFRRIQLPARGHDCRHIQCFDLESYLQLNCERGTWRCPVCNKTALLEGLEVDQYMLGILVYIQNSDYEEITIDPVCGWRPVPVKPDLHIKEEPDGPVLKRCRTVSPSHMVLPNVMEMIAALGPASSPYQSMTAGGRNTPDYNRPGSQGFSSQTAFTDFPNTPGTPTLGEYASSGPPPPLSYQPEQTPHPGRIEHAHNVLQQHSSGVHGNQSLGDAGSPLPQRNTNAQNSRLQSEGSFGLGGPGAPGGEGADHALDLLPELTNPDELLSYLGPPDLPNNSSDDLLSLFENN, encoded by the exons ATGAACCACCTTAACTCCATGAAACCCTCCCTGCCGCCCAATCCGcaaag CACTGACGGCCCCTTCCTAAATGACCCAGTCTCCTGGCAACCAGGCACCAATCAGCACGCAGGATCTCTCTCTGTAGTAACCACAGTGTGGGGCGTGACCAATCCCACACACAGCCAG GTGTTCGGTGGACACATGGGTCCGGGTGAGAGCTCTGGTGGTCACATGATGCCCGGTGGCAGCCCTGGTATGGGTCCAGGAATGGGCTCCCAGTTCATGGGCCAGCAGTCGTACGGAGAGGCTGTTTCTAAAGGTTACGGCCAGCCGGTCATGTACGGACGTCCCAGCGCTGCTTACAACCCCGCCTCAGCCTACGGTGGAAG TTACTCTGGTAACAGTGGAGGTGCCGGTCTGGGCGTCCGTCCTCCCTCTGACTTCACTCAggctgctgccgccgctgtTGCTGCCGCCGCTGCCACAGCAACTGCCACTGCTACGGCAACTGTTGCAGCAATACAGGAGAAACAGAACCAGGAGCTGAGCTATGGACAG ATGGGTGGAGCATCCTCTTACAGCACCCAGTTCCTGTCTCATTCGGGCCCCCGCGGCCCTCCTCCAGGGATGGTCTCCTCCAGGCCCGGACCTCCACCCACCACCGGAGGCTTGTATCCTTCCCACCCTGCCCAGGCTCAGAAGATGCCCCAGCACGCAGGGTATCCAGGGGGACCGCAGGGGCTCAAACGGCCTTTTCATTCAGAG gGTTTTCCGGTGCAGCAGTACGGCTCTGGTGGGATGTCCGGGTACCCTAACCAGCCTCTGCAGTACCCAGCCGGTCCACCGCAGCGATGCGCCCCCTCACCCTCTTACCCCACCAGTCGGATGCCCCTCATGGGACAGTACACATCTGGATCACACAACCCAGGACAGTTTCCTCCCGGAGCCGGTCAGCCCAATCCTCCTCAGTATTACAAG TCAGAGCCGTTCAACGGTCAGGGCGGCCTGCCatctggaggagctggaggataCAATGCCTTCACACAGGCTGCAGTGAGCGGG CCAGGTCGGGGTGGAGTGATGCCCGGGTATCCCAGCTCTCCGATGGGAGGGAATCCCACGCCGCCGATGACACCTGGGACGTCCATACCTCCCTACCTGTCCCCAGGCCAGGACACAAAACCCCCCTACCTTCCACCGGACATCAAACCCAACATCAACACCCAGCAGATCTCCACAG GTAACCCCAGCGACGATCTGCGTCTGACGTTCCCAGTACGAGACGGCATCGTGTTGGAGCCGTTCAGACTGGAGCACAACCTGGCCGTCAGTAACCACGCCTTCCAGCTGAGAGACTCCGTCTACAAAACACTCATGCTGAG GCCTGATCTGGAGCTGCAGTTCAAGTGTTACCACCAcgaggacagacagatgaacaCTAACTGGCCTGCATCAGTACAA GTGAGTGTCAACGCGACTCCTCTGTGCATCGAAAGAGGCGACAACAAAACGTCCCACAAGCCCTTGTACCTGAAGCAAGTGTGTCAGCCAGGACGCAACACCGTACAGATCACAGTAACGGCCTGCTGTTGT TCCCACctgtttgtgttgcagctggTCCACCGGCCGTCTGTCAGGTCTGTCCTGCAGGGACTGATGAAGAAGAGGCTCCTGCCGGCCGAGCACTGCATCACTAAGA TAAAGAGAAATTTCAGCAGCGGCACCATCCCCGGGACCCCCGGTCTGAATGGAGAGGACGGCGTCGAGCAGACGGGAATCAAAGTTTCCCTCAAATGTCCGATCACGTTCAGACGAATCCAGCTGCCAGCCAGAGGTCACGACTGCAGACACATACAG TGTTTCGACCTGGAGTCCTATTTGCAGCTTAACTGTGAAAGAGGAACCTGGAGATGTCCGGTGTGCAA TAAAACCGCTCTGCTCGAGGGGCTCGAGGTTGACCAGTACATGCTCGGGATTCTTGTCTACATCCAGAA TTCGGACTACGAGGAGATCACCATAGACCCAGTTTGTGGTTGGAGGCCGGTGCCCGTCAAACCAGACCTGCACATAAAGGAGGAGCCCGACGGTCCGGTCCTGAAACGCTGCCGAACAGTCAGCCCGAGTCACATGGTGCTGCCTAACGTGATGGAGATGATCGCCGCTCTGGGTCCGGCGTCGTCGCCCTACCAGAGTATGACTGCAGGGGGCAGAAACACCCCCGACTACAACAGGCCAG GGAGCCAGGGATTCTCCAGCCAAACAGCATTCACAGACTTCCCCAACACTCCCGGCACCCCGACACTGGGAGAGTACGCCTCGTCCGGACCACCGCCTCCGCTCTCCTACCAGCCTGAGCAG ACACCTCATCCTGGCCGAATCGAGCACGCCCATAACGTCCTCCAGCAGCACAGTTCAGGCGTTCACGGTAATCAGAGTCTCGGTGACGCAGGCAGTCCACTGCCGCAGCGGAACACCAACGCCCAGAATTCCCGGCTGCAGAGCGAAGGCTCCTTCGGTCTGGGAGGGCCGGGAGCacctggaggagagggagcagaTCATGCACTCGAT CTTCTTCCTGAGCTGACGAACCCCGACGAGCTGCTGTCGTACCTCGGCCCCCCCGACCTCCCCAACAACAGCAGCGACGACCTGCTGTCCCTGTTCGAGAACAACTGA
- the pargl gene encoding poly(ADP-ribose) glycohydrolase: protein MTDRPHHRNDSSQVKDLMQFEDPNPCDKCGQHKREQNGKESSSQAGHSSSSSSTSPSSSRAGGCRQEEKDEPVRTKKDEPVRTKKDEPAMTRRDEQGATRRDEPGATRRDEQGATRRDEQGATRRDEPGTTRRDEQGATRRDEQGATWRDHGSSSCCQLDDLKRLPQCNRKLGRLDFSRTHTVLVDVDAFNNGGGLRAQSGRDIWHNNFVKMPSSPSSFAVVKTGFTKTPTKVRRWEEISKHLKGLAKKTTVSVNDVEEAIIKCNPKYKDQWSFDALSIFVKCIPKTENYFPALFPKIAALALKLPDYVNKAIPLLQRGKHASITLSQGQIACLLANAFFCTFPHRNATNPNAEYHNYPTINFTSLFGKWSERKKEKLRAIMHYFKEVTGENSKPTGLVTFERRCLRDTDISTWRNCKEKMSKLHVASHGTIETEGTGMLQVDFACNMIGGGVLGAGLVQEEILFLINPELIVSRLFTEKLDDNECLIITGSQQFSRYSGFGDTFEWAGPHVDRLQRDEWGRRQRQILAIDALHFRHSREQYSMTKVTRELNKAYCGFKADRNDEPDIATGKWGCGAFHGDSQLKAVIQLMAAAKARRGLAFFTFQDEPLKRDLQEIHHLLLSEGATVGKLFELLEDYCSEQDRKTAHVDLFDFIRNRYKPSRSHL from the exons ATGACGGACAGGCCTCATCACCGCAACGACAGCTCTCAGGTGAAAGACCTGATGCAGTTCGAGGACCCTAACCCCTGTGACAAATGTGGCCAGCATAAAAGGGAGCAAAACGGCAAAGAGAGCTCGAGTCAGGCCGGccactcctcctcttcctcctccacctcacccTCCAGTAGCAGGGCTGGAGGCTGtagacaggaagagaaagacgAGCCAGTGCGGACTAAGAAGGACGAGCCAGTGCGGACTAAGAAGGATGAGCCAGCGATGACTCGGAGGGACGAGCAAGGGGCGACTCGGAGGGACGAGCCAGGGGCGACTCGGAGGGACGAGCAAGGGGCGACTCGGAGGGACGAGCAAGGGGCGACTCGGAGGGACGAGCCAGGGACGACTCGGAGGGACGAGCAAGGGGCGACTCGGAGGGACGAGCAAGGGGCAACTTGGAGGGACCACGGCTCTTCATCGTGTTGTCAGCTGGACGATCTGAAACgtctcccacaatgcaacagaaAGCTTGGACGCCTGGACTTCAGCCGTACGCACACTGTCCTCGTAGAT gtGGATGCCTTCAACAATGGAGGAGGACTCAGAGCCCAGAGCGGGAGAGACATATGGCACAATAACTTTGTGAAAATGCCGTCTTCACCGTCAAGTTTTGCTGTTGTCAAGACTGGATTTACAAAG ACGCCCACCAAGgtgaggaggtgggaggagatCTCCAAGCACCTCAAAGGTCTGGCCAAGAAGACGACAGTGAGCGTTAATGATGTGGAG GAAGCTATCATCAAATGTAACCCGAAGTATAAAGATCAATGGTCCTTTGATGCTCTGTCCATCTTTGTGAAG TGCATCCCGAAAACGGAAAACTACTTCCCCGCACTGTTTCCAAAGATCGCTGCGTTGGCCCTGAAGCTGCCGGATTATGTGAACAAG GCCATCCCGCTGCTTCAGAGAGGAAAGCATGCGAGCATCACGCTGTCACAAGGTCAGATAGCCTGCCTGCTTGCGAACGCGTTTTTCTGCACTTTCCCTCACCGCAACGCCACCAACCCCAACGCAGAGTACCACAACTACCCCACCATCAACTTCACCAG TCTGTTTGGAAAGTGGTCAGAGCGGAAGAAGGAGAAGCTGAGGGCCATCATGCATTACTTTAAAGAGGTTACAGGTGAGA ACTCCAAACCAACTGGACTGGTGACGTTTGAGAGGCGCTGCCTCAGAGACACGGACATATCCACCTGGAGAAA CTGTAAGGAGAAGATGTCTAAACTGCACGTGGCGTCACACGGCACCATCGAGACTGAAGGTACAGGCATGCTGCAG gtgGATTTTGCCTGCAACATGATCGGTGGAGGTGTTCTGGGCGCTGGTCTGGTGCAGGAGGAGATCCTGTTCCTCATCAATCCAGAGCTCATCGTTTCCCGCCTCTTCACCGAGAAACTCGACGACAACGAGTGTCTGATCATCACAG GCTCTCAGCAGTTCAGCCGGTACAGCGGGTTTGGCGACACCTTCGAGTGGGCCGGCCCTCACGTGGACCGCCTCCAAAG AGATGAGTGGGGTCGGAGACAGAGGCAGATCTTAGCCATCGACGCTCTGCATTTCAGACACAGCAGGGAGCAGTACAGCATGACGAAGGTGACACGGGAGCTCAACAAG GCATACTGTGGATTTAAGGCTGATAGGAACGACGAGCCGGACATCGCCACGGGCAAGTGGGGCTGTGGAGCTTTCCACGGAGACTCACAACTCAAAG ctgtgatccagctgaTGGCGGCAGCGAAGGCGAGGAGAGGATTGGCCTTCTTCACCTTCCAGGATGAACCACTGAAGCGTGACCTGCAGGAGATTCACCACCTGTTGCTCTCAGAGGGGGCGACAGTCG GGAAACTGTTTGAACTTCTGGAGGACTACTGCTCTGAACAGGACAGAAAGACAGCACATGTGGATCTGTTTGACTTCATCAGGAACCGCTACAAACCCTCCAGGAGTCACCTGTGA